A single window of Nicotiana sylvestris chromosome 3, ASM39365v2, whole genome shotgun sequence DNA harbors:
- the LOC138887102 gene encoding uncharacterized protein, whose product MDQLVADKEAVTSQLASAEAQLRGIKAKGLAQARKIEGLEAELAKTRAEAAQTKAEAIQAKAEAEKTKVAADKSIAIYSREVVAIQAELREASDWEIRGNELSKCQARRETLEEIHARGFNLAVEIAEAKAWETDARFLVSSDEEDVVSGSRDEEGEEDVPEG is encoded by the coding sequence ATGGATCAACTTGTTGCCGATAAGGAAGCTGTTACGTCCCAACTGGCCTCGGCTGAAGCTCAGCTCCGAGGCATTAAAGCGAAGGGTCTAGCTCAGGCCAGGAAAATTGAGGGGTTGGAGGCCGAGCTGGCTAAAACCCGGGCCGAAGCTGCACAGACTAAGGCTGAAGCTATACAGGCTAAGGCAGAAGCTGAGAAGACGAAGGTTGCGGCTGATAAATCCATTGCTATATACTCGAGGGAAGTCGTGGCCATTCAAGCTGAGTTGAGGGAGGCCTCGGACTGGGAGATACGGGGCAATGAATTGTCTAAGTGTCAAGCCCGGAGGGAGACTCTCGAAGAAATCCATGCCCGAGGGTTCAACCTTGCCGTGGAGATAGCCGAAGCAAAGGCATGGGAAACCGATGCTAGGTTTCTTGTATCCTCCGATGAAGAGGATGTGGTGAGTGGCTCCAGGGACGAGGAAGGTGAAGAAGATGTTCCCGAAGGATAA